Part of the Georgenia sp. TF02-10 genome, GTGGGTCTACCTGACCTGCTCCGGCACCGGGGAGATCCGCATCAGCATCGACCCGGTGGGCTCGTTCCCGTTGCTGTGCGAGGACATCGCCGCGCCGTCGGCCAACCAGTTCCAGGTGTCCGACTACGAGGAGTACGCCGTGCGGGTGGAGGCGAGCCCGGGCAGACGTGGGCGGTCGCCGTCGCGACCGAGTAGCCCGGGCGGCCGCGTGCCCCACCTCACCACCGTTCCCACTGGTAATTAGCGGAGGTAATGACCTAGACTAACTCCCCGTATGACTGACACCGCCACCACCACCGCCCCGCCCCGTACCGAGAAGCGCACCGACCTCGCCACCAACCTGCGCGTGGCCGTCCTGCGCATGTCCCGCTGCCTGCGTACCGACCCCGGGTACGAGCTGAGCGAGGCGCAGCACTCCGTGCTCGCGGCCCTCGTCAACCTGGGCCCGATGAGCCCCGGGCAGCTCGCCGAGCACGACAAGGTCCAGCGCCCCTCGATGACCCGCACCGTCGCGGCCCTGGAGGAGCGCGGCTACGTCACCCGGACCAGCAACCCCGAGGACAAGCGGCAGGTCGTCGTCGCCGCCAGCGACGCCGGCCGGCAGCTGGTCAAGGAGGTCAAGCGCCGTCGCAACGCCTGGCTGGACAAGCGGCTGGCCAAGCTCACCCCGGCCGAGCGGGAGACGCTCGCCGAGGCCGCCCGGATCATGCGCCGGATGGTGGAGCAGTGAACCGGACCTTCTACTCCCTGCGCTTCTTCAACTACCGGCTCTGGTTCGTCGGTGCCCTCGTCGCCAACGTCGGCACCTGGATGCAGCGCGTCGCCCAGGACTGGCTCGTCCTGACCCACCTGTCGGACGACTCGGGCCTCGCCGTCGGCATCGTCACCGGCCTGCAGTTCCTGCCCATCCTGCTGATCAGCCCCTACGCCGGGCTCCTCGCCGACCGGCTGCCGCTGCGCAAGCTGCTCATCGGCACCCAGGCGGCGCTCGGCGCCCTCGCCGCCGGCCTCGGTGTCCTGGTGCTCGCCGGCGTGGCCGAGCTGTGGCACGTGTACGTCTTCGCGCTGCTCCTCGGCGTCGTCACCGCGCTGGACAACCCGGCGCGGCAGACGTTCGTCGCCGAGATGGTGCCGGCGGACTCCCTGCCCAACGCCGTCGGGCTGAACTCGACGTCGTTCAACGTGGCCCGGCTCATCGGCCCCGCCGTCGCCGGGCTGGCGATCGCCGCCGTCGGGCCGGGCTGGGTGTTCATCATCAACGCCGTCTCCTTCGCGGCGACGATCCTGTCCCTGACCCTGATGCGCGGCAGCGAGCTGCACCCGCTGCCGCACAGCCCGCGCGGCAAGGGGCAGGTGCGCGAGGGGCTGGCGTACGTACGCCGCCGCTCCGACATCGTCGTCATCCTCGTGGTCATCGGCGTGG contains:
- a CDS encoding MarR family winged helix-turn-helix transcriptional regulator, with protein sequence MTDTATTTAPPRTEKRTDLATNLRVAVLRMSRCLRTDPGYELSEAQHSVLAALVNLGPMSPGQLAEHDKVQRPSMTRTVAALEERGYVTRTSNPEDKRQVVVAASDAGRQLVKEVKRRRNAWLDKRLAKLTPAERETLAEAARIMRRMVEQ
- a CDS encoding MFS transporter, with protein sequence MNRTFYSLRFFNYRLWFVGALVANVGTWMQRVAQDWLVLTHLSDDSGLAVGIVTGLQFLPILLISPYAGLLADRLPLRKLLIGTQAALGALAAGLGVLVLAGVAELWHVYVFALLLGVVTALDNPARQTFVAEMVPADSLPNAVGLNSTSFNVARLIGPAVAGLAIAAVGPGWVFIINAVSFAATILSLTLMRGSELHPLPHSPRGKGQVREGLAYVRRRSDIVVILVVIGVVGALGLNFQLTSAVMAREAFGKGAGEYGILGSIMAIGSVAGALLAARRRRPRVRLVIGAAFAFGVAMGVQALMPTYELYALMTIPVGLTSLTMMTAANATVQMSTEPAMRGRVMSLYMMVFMGTTPIGSPLVGWVAEQFGPRWSVGVGAIASVLVAAAAAVWVKRSWHVEVHYSLLHRPHLLLDGPAERNARRASARRAERAERDLVRATLGGTEAEQGSQTA